One window of the Candidozyma auris chromosome 6, complete sequence genome contains the following:
- the CDC28 gene encoding cyclin-dependent serine/threonine-protein kinase CDC28, whose amino-acid sequence MVELSDFQRQEKVGEGTYGVVYKALDTRHNNRVVALKKIRLESEDEGVPSTAIREISLLKEMRDDNIVRLYDIIHSDSHKLYLVFEFLDLDLKKYMESIPQGAGLEPSMVKRFMHQLIKGIKHCHSHRVLHRDLKPQNLLIDKEGNLKLADFGLARAFGVPLRAYTHEVVTLWYRAPEILLGGKQYSTGVDMWSVGCIFAEMCNRKPLFPGDSEIDEIFRIFRILGTPNEEVWPDVTYLPDFKLTWPKWERSDLASHIPSLDRDGVNLLEQMLNYDPSNRISAKRALVHPYFQEDNDEAYDSYPRSVNMG is encoded by the exons atggtGGAGCTTTCTGATTTCCAGCGTCAGGAGAAGGTTGGCGAGG GAACCTATGGTGTCGTATATAAGGCTTTAGACACAAGACACAACAACCGAGTAGTTGcactcaagaagattcGGTTGGAGTCTGAAGATGAGGGCGTTCCTTCGACAGCTATTAGGGagatttctcttttgaaagaaatgAGGGACGATAACATAGTCAGGTTGTATGATATCATCCATTCAGACTCCCACAAGCTCTACTTGGTatttgagtttttggacttggacttgaagaagtatatGGAGCTGATTCCTCAGGGAGCGGGGCTAGAACCCTCGATGGTCAAGAGATTTATGCACCAGTTGATCAAGGGCATCAAGCACTGTCACTCCCATCGTGTTTTGCACCGAGACTTGAAGCCTCAGAACTTGCTCATTGATAAAGAGGGTAATTTGAAGCTAGCTGATTTCGGCTTGGCCAGAGCCTTTGGCGTGCCCTTGCGTGCTTACACTCACGAGGTGGTTACTCTTTGGTATAGGGCGCCAGAAATTCTTTTAGGAGGGAAACAGTATTCCACCGGTGTGGACATGTGGTCTGTTGGGTGCATTTTCGCTGAGATGTGCAACCGCAAACCGCTTTTTCCCGGAGATTCGGAGATCGACGAAATCTTCCGTATTTTCAGAATCTTGGGTACGCCAAACGAAGAAGTGTGGCCCGACGTGACATACTTGCCTGACTTCAAGCTCACATGGCCCAAGTGGGAGCGAAGCGACTTGGCCTCACAcattccttctttggacaGGGACGGTGTAAATTTGCTCGAGCAAATGTTGAACTACGATCCCAGCAACCGAATCAGCGCCAAAAGGGCCTTGGTGCACCCTTACTTCCAAGAAGACAATGATGAAGCCTACGATAGTTACCCCCGCTCTGTGAACATGGGTTGA
- a CDS encoding serine/threonine protein kinase encodes MGESKSKMSKLGRLFGMSSSSLHLPSLHEKEKDKDAKDVRDPAKDPSKDFAKDSKDPSNFGSPARDWSLSPLHSPVATKPNASSKPSSPMSPEDGNDVLFPLPADKRATSHSGSPKVASEATHNNTSTGNKNSGYDNLVHPQPLSSVLQESLPQKSPPPSRPSSASSHQRKGVAGGAGASASANLSVGTGATASKSTSVSRSSSAKRKTPQSVSRSSGNLSPSVSSTHLPSQGATPSKSRFKMFEDGSHEHNLRATKRQEKLSNMLKDLLGAKKLRDEAKSAVPNILSPVHKDMEKHNDPDKPPTLFAGLVSQVKNNTSPYQVHDELLDPMSQQDCRSFVEKYGRCQEVIGKGSFGVVRVAHKKVESPTNEEVLYAVKEFKRRPNESEKKYSRRLTSEFCISSSLKHINIIDTLDLLKDAKGDYCEVMEFCSGGDLYTLIIAAGKLEYAEADCFFKQLIRGVNYMHDMGVAHRDLKPENLLLTQQGVLKITDFGNGECFKMAWEDEIQLSEGVCGSSPYIAPEEFTQEQFDPRCVDIWACGVIYMAMRTGRQLWKLADPKRDEFFQEYLTKRKDATGYEPIEALKRARCRNVIYSILDPIPNRRINGKQILNSEWGREIKVCAAGDGQLSASVLNGKSE; translated from the coding sequence ATGGGCGAGTCGAAATCGAAAATGTCAAAGTTGGGAAGGCTCTTTGGCATGCTGAGCCTGTCGTTGCACCTCCCGTCCCTCCacgagaaagaaaaagacaagGACGCCAAAGACGTCAGAGACCCTGCCAAGGACCCCTCCAAAgactttgccaaagactCTAAAGATCCAAGCAACTTCGGCTCTCCCGCTAGAGACTGGCTGCTTCTGCCGCTCCACTCGCCGGTGGCCACCAAACCAAACGCTTCTTCGAAACCTCTGTCTCCCATGAGCCCAGAGGATGGCAACGATGTTTTGTTTCCCTTGCCAGCCGATAAACGGGCCACTTCCCATTCTGGGTCGCCCAAAGTGGCCAGTGAGGCCACCCATAATAACACAAGTACTGGCAACAAGAACTCCGGCTACGACAACCTAGTACACCCTCAACCACTACTGCTGGTGTTGCAGGAGAGCTTGCCACAAAAACTGCCTCCTCCATCGCGTCCTCTGTCAGCCAGCTCTCACCAGAGAAAGGGGGTGGCAGGCGGTGCTGGGGCTCTGGCCTCGGCTAACTTGTCTGTTGGCACAGGCGCAACCGCCTCGAAGCTGACGTCGGTGCTGAGGTCGCTGAGTGCCAAACGGAAAACTCCCCAGAGCGTGCTGCGATCGCTGGGCAACTTGTCTCCTTCGGTGTCGCTGACCCACTTGCCTTCTCAGGGAGCTACTCCTTCCAAGCTGAGGTTTAAGATGTTTGAGGACGGCTCCCACGAGCACAACTTGCGTGCCACCAAGCGCCAGGAAAAGCTTAGTAATATGCTCAAAGACCTTTTGGGCGCCAAGAAGCTTCGAGACGAGGCAAAACTGGCGGTGCCCAACATCCTATCTCCCGTCCATAAGGACATGGAAAAACACAATGATCCAGACAAACCACCCACGCTTTTCGCTGGGTTGGTGAGCCAAGTAAAGAACAACACTTCTCCTTACCAGGTGCATGATGAGCTTCTAGATCCCATGAGTCAGCAAGATTGCCGTTCGTTTGTGGAAAAATACGGACGCTGCCAGGAAGTGATTGGCAAAGGGTCGTTTGGTGTTGTTAGAGTGGCTCACAAGAAAGTTGAGTCTCCAACAAATGAGGAAGTGCTATATGCGGTGAAGGAGTTCAAGAGACGTCCCAACGAATCGGAAAAGAAATACTCTCGTCGGTTGACGTCGGAGTTTTGCATTCTGTCTTCGCTAAAGCATATCAACATCATTGACACTCTAGACTTGCTCAAGGACGCCAAGGGAGACTACTGTGAGGTCATGGAGTTCTGCTCCGGAGGCGATCTCTACACCCTTATTATAGCTGCGGGAAAACTCGAATACGCTGAAGCAGActgtttcttcaagcaGCTCATCCGAGGCGTCAACTACATGCATGACATGGGAGTAGCCCACAGAGATCTAAAACCTGAAAACTTGCTCTTGACACAACAAGGTGTGTTGAAAATCACCGATTTCGGTAACGGCGAGTGCTTCAAGATGGCCTGGGAGGATGAGATACAGCTTAGCGAAGGCGTGTGTGGATCCAGTCCGTACATTGCCCCAGAAGAATTCACCCAAGAACAGTTTGATCCTCGCTGCGTTGACATTTGGGCGTGTGGTGTGATTTACATGGCAATGAGAACAGGGCGTCAGCTTTGGAAACTAGCCGATCCAAAAAGAGACGAGTTTTTCCAGGAATACCTTACAAAGCGTAAAGATGCTACAGGGTACGAACCGATCGAAGCGTTGAAGCGGGCCCGGTGCCGTAACGTGATTTACTCAATTCTTGACCCCATTCCCAACCGTCGTATCAACGGTAAACAGATTCTTAATAGTGAATGGGGACGAGAGATCAAGGTGTGCGCAGCCGGCGATGGCCAGCTCTCTGCATCGGTGCTCAATGGGAAACTGGAGTAA
- a CDS encoding ketoreductase, translated as MALQDFLVSVAETKVLQGFLYAALFVGIYKITNLALSFGAMLVDLFLLPPANFAKYGAKKGKWAVITGASDGIGKEYALQLAAKGLNVVLVSRTASKLETLADEIVAKYGVEAKYVAFDASTDAPENYTLLRDTVAELPVTVLINNVGQSHSIPVPFLETEEKELVDIITLNNTVTLKITQIVAPIITKTVADKSSKGLILTMGSFGGLLPTPYLATYSGSKAFLQQWSAALAGELKPQGVDVELIVSYLVTSAMSKIRRSSATIPNPKTFVKSALAGVGRRNGAQERFATSTPYWAHAFMHFGIENTVGVYSALANKLNLGMHKSIRARALKKAARNKTD; from the coding sequence ATGGCACTTCAAGACTTCTTGGTTTCTGTTGCTGAAACAAAGGTTCTTCAAGGCTTTTTGTACGCAGCCCTTTTTGTAGGGATCtacaaaatcaccaacttggccttATCCTTCGGCGCCATGTTGGTGGACTTGTTTTTGCTCCCACCTGCGAACTTCGCCAAATACGGTgccaaaaaaggaaaatgGGCTGTCATCACGGGTGCTTCTGATGGAATTGGTAAGGAGTATGCTCTTCAGCTTGCAGCCAAGGGCCTCAATGTAGTGCTTGTTTCAAGAACCGCTAGCAAGTTGGAAACTCTTGCCGATGAAATCGTTGCAAAGTACGGTGTCGAGGCTAAATACGTGGCCTTCGATGCTTCCACCGATGCACCTGAAAATTACACTCTCCTTCGTGATACTGTGGCAGAATTGCCCGTGACAgtgttgatcaacaatgTGGGACAGTCGCACTCCATCCCTGTTCCATTCTTGGAAACTGAGGAGAAGGAATTGGTTGATATCATCACTTTGAACAACACTGTCACTTTGAAGATTACCCAGATCGTTGCTCCTATCATTACCAAAACCGTGGCAGACAAATCGTCCAAGGGTCTCATCCTTACCATGGGGTCGTTCGGTGGCTTGTTACCAACTCCGTACTTGGCCACCTACTCTGGGTCCAAGGCATTTTTGCAGCAGTGGTCTGCTGCTTTGGCTGGTGAGTTGAAGCCACAGGGTGTTGACGTTGAGCTCATTGTTTCGTACTTGGTCACCTCTGCCATGTCCAAGATCAGAAGATCCAGTGCAACCATTCCTAACCCCAAGACGTTCGTCAAGTCTGCATTGGCTGGGGTTGGTCGTCGTAACGGTGCTCAGGAGAGATTTGCTACTTCTACACCATACTGGGCACATGCCTTCATGCACTTTGGTATTGAGAACACCGTAGGTGTCTACTCTGCACTTGCTAACAAGTTGAACCTTGGCATGCACAAGAGCATTCGTGCCAGagcgttgaagaaggctgctAGAAACAAGACTGACTAA
- a CDS encoding coiled-coil domain-containing protein gives MSHRSSSPFVELRGSDNKSDLLKRISKLEYENSSLKTEMRLLEQNTETSKKRYEDLLLKKNEELAALHTNFDYVYNQKKDLESKLQNQKDVSGKASKDSSAEVRELKKENRSLKQQLDRLERQHNIVASKCEHLKTDLNRELSASDSYREQITVLEKETQRLASLNDDILERLKLAKSHSQSSAASKTAEDLRLRYLSLQKTNTQLQAKVDSLLQHKTSVELLKQKCASLSKKVEVLENAERSAAQSELARLKIKAKFDDYFGFLASNVGDGNEDDVDAKVSTLLQDYKALQNKNLVLYDKLNQAQISITELTQSGEQLISKLEQELEPENERLKSELEKAQAELKELRKIRSLNAREIDFLRNSIKELDAALIRKQESSTSSADKSNQEPSNSKATNQYLSNLEKLVDDYKKEIENLRHQRNGVSFTPIAPTKRPRLLEDDTHVLNTKTLRNQNIELESKLKGLQDEVDRLNRKLEEYDNATSKQSSLIVEFTRNPFRKDQLVKQETLDALRHENEAMIAKYINHEEVDTVPRSIFARQENDKEVLQSKIDQLYKKNSRLTSVYTEKSKKIMSLISKFFGYSIEFVPSPLNPNDLCSKMKLYSKFLAKSENDSEACYLTLDVQTKDLKAHGSYNFRNLCSELVSQWVNEKDSIPCFLSALTLRLHQEKNSSNGSES, from the coding sequence ATGTCGCATCGAAGCCTGTCGCCGTTTGTGGAGCTCAGAGGCTCGGACAACAAAAGCGACTTGCTCAAGCGGATTTCCAAGTTGGAGTACGAGAACAGTTCACTTAAGACGGAGATGCGTCTTCTAGAACAGAATACCGAGACTCTGAAAAAACGGTACGAGGaccttcttttgaagaagaacgagGAATTGGCCGCTCTACATACAAACTTCGACTACGTGTACAATCAGAAGAAGGATCTTGAGAGTAAGCTACAGAATCAGAAGGATGTTTCAGGCAAGGCGTCCAAGGACTCCAGTGCTGAAGTTAGAGAGCtaaagaaagagaacaggtcgttgaagcagcagctaGATCGTCTCGAGAGACAACACAATATTGTGGCGAGCAAGTGTGAGCATCTTAAAACCGATCTCAATCGGGAGCTCTCTGCCAGTGATCTGTATAGGGAGCAGATTACggttcttgagaaagagactCAACGGTTGGCCCTGCTCAATGACGATATCTTGGAGAGACTCAAGCTTGCAAAGAGTCATTCGCAAAGTTCCGCGGCATCAAAAACGGCTGAAGATCTACGATTGAGATACTtgtctcttcaaaagacaaaCACCCAGCTTCAGGCGAAAGTGGACCTGCTTTTACAGCACAAGACCAGCgtggagcttttgaagcaaaagtgTGCATCTTTGTCAAAGAAGGTCGAAGTGCTTGAAAATGCTGAGCGTAGTGCTGCTCAGCTGGAGCTTGCTAGACTAAAGATAAAGGCCAAGTTTGACGACTACTTTGGTTTCCTTGCTCTGAACGTTGGTGATGGCAACGAGGACGATGTGGATGCCAAAGTGTCTAcgcttcttcaagactACAAAGCCCTACAGAACAAAAATCTTGTTTTATACGATAAACTCAACCAGGCCCAGATATCTATAACTGAACTTACGCAATCTGGTGAGCAGCTAATTTCTAAACTTGAGCAGGAGCTCGAGCCCGAAAACGAGAGGTTGAAATCTGAGCTTGAGAAAGCTCAGGCCgaactcaaagagctcCGAAAGATTCGTTCACTCAATGCTCGTGAAATCGATTTTCTCAGGAATTCCATTAAAGAACTCGACGCTGCTCTCATACgcaaacaagaaagctCCACGTCTTCTGCAGACAAGTCCAATCAAGAACCCTCCAATTCTAAAGCTACCAATCAGTATCTTTCTaacttggaaaagttggTTGACGACTACAAGAAGGAAATCGAGAATTTGCGTCATCAGAGAAATGGTGTGTCTTTCACCCCGATAGCTCCAACAAAGCGTCCTAGGCTTTTGGAGGATGATACGCATGTTTTGAACACGAAGACACTTAGAAATCAGAACATAGAATTAGAGTCCAAATTGAAAGGTCTTCAAGATGAGGTTGACAGGCTCAacagaaagcttgaagagtacGACAACGCCACAAGTAAACAAAGTTCTCTCATTGTGGAGTTTACGAGAAATCCATTCCGAAAGGATCAACTAGTCAAACAGGAAACGCTAGATGCACTTCGTCACGAGAATGAAGCGATGATCGCAAAGTATATCAACCATGAAGAAGTCGACACTGTCCCTCGATCGATTTTTGCAAGACAAGAAAATGACAAggaagttcttcaaagtaAAATTGATCAACTATACAAAAAGAACAGCCGGCTCACCAGCGTCTACAcagagaaaagcaaaaaaattatGTCTTTGATATCCAAATTTTTTGGCTATTCTATTGAGTTTGTGCCTAGTCCATTGAATCCGAACGACCTATGCTCAAAAATGAAGCTATATTCTAAATTCCTAGCAAAATCTGAAAATGATTCAGAAGCATGTTATTTAACCTTGGATGTTCAAACCAAAGATCTCAAAGCACATGGTAGTTACAATTTCCGCAATCTCTGCTCAGAGCTAGTCAGCCAATGGgtcaatgaaaaagatctGATACCTTGTTTCTTGAGTGCCTTGACccttcgtcttcatcaagaaaagaattCTTCCAATGGCAGTGAATCGTAG
- a CDS encoding U4/U6-U5 snRNP complex subunit PRP6 produces MERKAFLDQEPPPGYVAGVGRGATGFTTSADTGPVRFESHFGTEDDRLIDSSEHGMLSLRGNTDEDDEADKIYEAIEKRLEGRRKRKEPEDIKENGVVTIETGTGIITSEFQSLKPQLASVTAQEWENLPEVGDLTRKNKRQRILEQQSQRTYAAPDVLIASTGSGFRASGDDKDKENDDRDALLEELDQDAALRVDLERSKQILASLRKTEPHKADSWISSARLEEQAKNLEQAKKLIVEGCNRVPHSELVWLESLKIHRKSSESTKLCKYIVNEALRLNSKSEKLWFEAVNLENPADVLSRKRILMKALEFLPSNVRLWKALIDLEEDRQDAKRLLQKATELCPEEWELWQALLELSDYSESKKVLNSARKQLPQNPHIWVAALKLEEREDAGVSEQKLSKMLSKGIKELSKHDSAKEVSFWLDEAATAELEGLKTTAKAIVNNYYDGLPEGEMRISEVFTSAEKLNKLSASTCVVQAYDLLTQEFPHDINCWSMLFTSLRNEENLDKERVYRFYEKAVESNPNLEVLRLMYAKDAWIACSDISHAREVLIKAEEEFEKSEKIQLARFKLETKTLNFEAAFNFSRNALDSSTETSVRLWYKYIHLLRFCQFKSFEFASRISILDVCDESLSIFKENFKLYLQKAQILEEMQDLHKAREVLSIGSRQCPSSIEIPINLAKIDIKLEAPARARSILDKAILDHPKSADLWVAKIDLEMGQGDMITARQLVNKSRQLFSSAPAIWIHFLKMIPKMSHRKNAFLDALKSTNNAPEILLTIGVFFWLDGQFTKAHAWFNRALNADSSNGDAWGWAYCFYEKNHSDKDKNELVKQLEKQFDQVKKGDTWISVVKNYKNFDKSPRDILVLVAHELLKTKLVN; encoded by the coding sequence ATGGAAAGAAAGGCCTTCCTTGATCAGGAACCGCCTCCAGGTTACGTGGCTGGAGTGGGTAGAGGCGCTACAGGATTCACTACTAGCGCAGATACCGGCCCAGTGAGGTTCGAATCTCACTTTGGCACTGAAGATGATCGCCTTATAGATAGCTCTGAGCATGGAATGCTACTGCTAAGGGGAAACacagatgaagatgacgaagcGGATAAAATATACGAGGCGATCGAAAAGAGACTAGAgggcagaagaaagaggaaggagccagaagacatcaaagaaaatggcGTGGTGACCATAGAAACAGGCACTGGCATTATCACGTCTGAGTTTCAGCTGCTAAAGCCCCAATTGGCGCTGGTGACAGCTCAAGAATGGGAGAATTTGCCTGAGGTGGGTGACTTGACTCGCAAAAACAAGCGCCAGAGAATTCTAGAGCAGCAATCGCAAAGAACGTATGCTGCCCCAGATGTGCTAATAGCAAGCACTGGAAGCGGGTTTCGGGCTTCAGGCGATGACAAAGATAAAGAGAACGATGATAGAGATGCGCTTTTAGAGGAGCTTGACCAGGATGCTGCTCTTCGTGTGGACTTAGAGCGTAGCAAACAGATATTGGCCTCTCTACGAAAGACTGAGCCCCATAAGGCAGACCTGTGGATCTCTTCTGCcagacttgaagaacagGCTAAAAATCTTGAGCAAGCAAAGAAACTCATTGTTGAGGGTTGCAACCGTGTACCACATTCTGAGCTAGTGTGGCTagagagcttgaagatTCATCGCAAGTCGAGCGAGAGCACCAAGTTGTGCAAGTACATTGTCAATGAAGCCTTGAGGCTCAACTCGAAATCTGAAAAGCTTTGGTTTGAGGCAGTGAACCTTGAGAATCCCGCTGATGTACTCTCCAGAAAGAGAATCCTCATGAAAGCGTTGGAGTTTCTACCCTCAAACGTGAGACTATGGAAAGCGCTTATagatttggaagaagacagGCAGGACGCGAAGAGACTTTTGCAGAAAGCAACTGAGCTCTGTCCAGAAGAATGGGAGCTTTGGCaggctcttcttgagctATCAGACTACTCTGAGAGCAAGAAGGTGCTCAACAGTGCTAGGAAACAACTACCGCAGAACCCACACATTTGGGTCGCTGCTTTGAAGCTCGAGGAGAGAGAAGACGCAGGGGTTAGCGAGCAGAAGCTTTCTAAGATGCTAAGCAAGGgaatcaaggagctcaGCAAGCACGATTCTGCCAAAGAAGTACTGTTTTGGCTCGATGAGGCTGCAACAGCTGAACTTGAGGGACTCAAGACCACCGCCAAAGCAATTGTCAACAATTATTATGATGGCCTTCCCGAAGGCGAAATGCGCATTAGTGAAGTCTTCACTTCGGCAGAGAAACTCAACAAGCTTTCTGCTTCCACTTGTGTTGTACAAGCCTATGATCTTCTCACACAAGAGTTTCCTCATGACATCAATTGCTGGTCAATGTTGTTCACCTCTCTAAGAAACGAGGAAAATCTTGATAAAGAAAGGGTTTATCGGTTCTACGAGAAGGCAGTGGAGTCAAATCCAAACTTGGAAGTGCTTCGGTTAATGTACGCGAAAGATGCTTGGATAGCTTGCCTGGACATTTCTCATGCCCGGGAAGTCTTAATCaaggcagaagaagagtttgagaagagtGAGAAAATTCAGTTGGCAAGGTTCAAATTGGAGACCAAAACTTTAAATTTTGAGGCAGCCTTTAATTTTTCGAGGAATGCATTGGACAGTTCAACAGAAACATCGGTAAGACTCTGGTACAAATATATTCACTTGCTTAGATTTTGCCAGTTCAAGCTGTTTGAGTTTGCCAGCAGAATATCTATCCTTGATGTATGTGATGAATCGTTGAGCATCTTTaaagaaaacttcaagCTTTACTtacaaaaagctcaaataCTTGAGGAAATGCAAGATCTACACAAAGCCCGTGAGGTACTATCGATTGGGAGCAGACAGTGTCCTTCATCTATTGAAATCCCAATAAATCTTGCTAAGATAGACATAAAGCTAGAAGCTCCAGCACGAGCAAGATCAATATTGGACAAGGCAATTCTTGATCATCCCAAAAGCGCTGATTTGTGGGTAGCCAAAATTGATCTAGAGATGGGTCAAGGAGATATGATTACCGCTAGGCAGCTTGTAAATAAATCCCGTCAGCTATTCTCCTCAGCGCCAGCTATATGGATtcatttcttgaagatgataccAAAAATGTCACACAGAAAGAATGCCTTTCTTGATGCTCTCAAGAGCACGAATAACGCTCCTGAAATCTTGCTTACTATTggtgttttcttttggcttgATGGACAGTTCACAAAGGCACATGCATGGTTCAACAGAGCCCTCAATGCAGACAGCCTGAATGGCGATGCATGGGGGTGGGCATACTGTTTTTatgaaaaaaatcacaGTGACAAGGATAAGAATGAACTCGTCAAACAACTCGAAAAGCAATTTGATCAGGTTAAGAAGGGAGACACGTGGATCCTGGTAGTCAAAAATTacaaaaattttgataaATCACCGAGGGACATACTTGTGTTAGTTGCCCATGAATTGCTAAAGACCAAATTGGTGAATTGA
- a CDS encoding E2 ubiquitin-conjugating protein MMS2: MSKIPRNFKLLEELEKGEKGLGAQSISYGLSNQDDITMTYWNGTILGPPHSTHENRIYSLSIVCGEHYPDQPPDVTFVSKINLPCVNSEGKIIASEFDTLKNWKRTYTMETILLELRKAMASASNKKLPQPAEGSTY, encoded by the exons ATGTCAAAGAT TCCACGTAACTTCAAGCTTCTAGAGGAATTGGAAAAGGGCGAAAAGGGGCTTGGCGCCCAGTCCATCTCATACGGCTTGTCCAACCAGGACGATATCACCATGACCTACTGGAACGGAACCATTTTGGGGCCTCCACATTCAACCCACGAAAACAGAATCTACTCCTTGAGCATTGTGTGTGGCGAACATTACCCGGACCAGCCCCCTGATGTGACGTTTGTCTCCAAGATCAACCTTCCCTGTGTCAACTCGGAGGGCAAGATCATTGCTTCTGAGTTTGacactttgaagaattggaaaCGCACCTACACCATGGAAACCATTCTTTTAGAGTTGCGTAAAGCCATGGCTCTGGCcagcaacaaaaagctCCCTCAGCCTGCCGAGGGCTCCACCTACTGA
- a CDS encoding ribosome biosynthesis protein RRB1, translating to MPKRAAEEDPSVSIGGVAKQASGEVPPATGEGVVEKDIDMGDYEDPYGDDFESDGEIIELDSEGEDGMEQDGSSNKIEDLEREEASGQPQQEIYLPHRSKPLGPDEVLEADPTVYEMLHNVNMPWPCLTLDIMPDSLGNERRTYPASLYVATATQAQKAKDNELITMKLSSLAKTLVKEEDENEDDDDDEEEDSDPVMVSETVPLKSTTNRLRVSPHAAQTGEYLTAASQENGEVLIYDLSPQYKAFDTPGYMIPKGAKRPIHTIRAHGNVEGYGLDWSPLINTGALLSGDCSGRIHLTNRTTSSWVTDKTPFFASQSSIEDIQWSTNETTVFATGGCDGYVRIWDTRSKKHKPVISVEASKTDVNVISWSTKISHLLASGHDDGTWGVWDLRSFNGKDKPSPVAHYDFHKAPVTSISFNPLDESIIAVSSEDNTVTLWDLAVEADDEEISQQRKEAQELHDIPPQLLFVHWQRHVKDVRWHSQIPGCLVSTGGDGLNVWKTISV from the coding sequence ATGCCCAAAAGAGCAGCTGAAGAGGATCCTAGCGTCTCAATTGGTGGCGTTGCCAAACAGGCCTCTGGAGAAGTCCCTCCAGCCACAGGCGAAGGAGTCGTAGAGAAAGATATAGACATGGGCGACTACGAGGACCCATATGGAGACGACTTCGAAAGTGATGGAGAGATCATCGAGCTTGACTCGGAAGGAGAAGACGGAATGGAACAAGACGGCTCGTCTAACAAGATAGAAGACTTGGAACGCGAGGAAGCCAGTGGACAACCCCAGCAGGAAATATACTTGCCCCACAGACTGAAGCCTTTGGGCCCCGACGAAGTGCTAGAGGCAGATCCTACCGTTTACGAGATGTTGCACAATGTCAATATGCCTTGGCCATGTTTAACGCTAGACATCATGCCCGACAGCTTGGGCAACGAGAGAAGAACGTACCCTGCGTCTTTGTATGTGGCCACAGCTACTCAAGCGCAGAAGGCTAAGGATAATGAGTTGATCACGATGAAATTGTCGTCTTTGGCGAAAACACTTgttaaagaagaagatgaaaatgaggatgatgacgatgacgaggaagaagattctGACCCTGTGATGGTCTCGGAAACTGTTCCACTTaaaagcaccaccaacagACTCAGGGTGTCTCCACACGCTGCACAGACCGGTGAATATTTGACTGCAGCTCTGCAAGAGAATGGCGAAGTGCTCATTTATGACTTGCTGCCTCAGTACAAGGCATTTGACACTCCAGGATACATGATCCCCAAGGGAGCCAAAAGACCCATTCACACTATCCGTGCTCATGGCAACGTGGAAGGTTATGGTTTGGACTGGTCTCCTCTTATAAATACCGGTGCGTTGTTGCTGGGCGATTGCCTGGGCAGAATTCACTTGACAAACCGTACCACATCCAGTTGGGTCACCGATAAGACTCCGTTCTTTGCATCTCAGTCGTCAATCGAGGACATTCAATGGTCCACGAATGAGACCACTGTTTTCGCCACTGGTGGGTGTGACGGCTACGTTAGAATTTGGGACACGAGATCGAAGAAGCACAAACCTGTTATTTCGGTCGAGGCATCCAAAACTGACGTGAATGTCATCTCATGGAGCACCAAGATCTCTCACTTGCTTGCATCTGGCCATGATGACGGTACCTGGGGCGTGTGGGACTTGCGTAGCTTTAACGGAAAAGACAAGCCTTCTCCAGTCGCTCACTACGACTTCCATAAAGCACCAGTGACATCGATCTCGTTCAATCCTTTGGATGAGTCCATCATTGCCGTATCTTCTGAAGACAACACTGTCACGCTATGGGATTTGGCAGTGGAGGCAGACGACGAGGAGAtctctcaacaaagaaaagaagcccaaGAGTTGCATGACATTCCTCCACAGTTGTTGTTTGTCCACTGGCAAAGGCATGTTAAAGACGTCAGATGGCACTCGCAGATCCCTGGCTGCTTGGTGTCGACAGGTGGAGACGGTTTGAATGTGTGGAAGACTATTTCAGTATAA